From the genome of Flavobacterium ovatum, one region includes:
- a CDS encoding MoaF N-terminal domain-containing protein has protein sequence MKAKVFTLICLVLLGTGLGFAQNKTAEENKFQFEQPEHYLDGYSLNFQYQNGTALHMEFYDGMAKYEWISGPSKGNGNKDIPYRSSKIGNDLYLINWHEVDKKDYLTIVFDFEKMTMHSSIIVGYENKPERTLKTVFKRGVIDHLKRGE, from the coding sequence ATGAAAGCAAAAGTATTTACCCTTATTTGTTTGGTACTATTAGGTACTGGACTTGGTTTTGCACAAAACAAAACAGCCGAAGAAAATAAATTCCAATTTGAGCAACCAGAACATTATTTAGATGGTTACTCTTTAAATTTTCAATATCAAAATGGAACTGCTCTACACATGGAGTTTTATGACGGTATGGCAAAATACGAATGGATTTCTGGTCCTTCAAAAGGAAACGGAAACAAAGATATTCCCTATCGTTCTAGTAAAATTGGTAACGATCTTTACTTAATCAATTGGCACGAAGTGGATAAAAAAGATTATCTAACCATCGTTTTTGATTTCGAAAAAATGACCATGCACAGCTCTATTATCGTTGGTTATGAGAATAAACCCGAACGAACTTTGAAAACCGTTTTTAAAAGAGGAGTTATTGATCATTTAAAAAGAGGTGAATAA
- a CDS encoding helix-turn-helix transcriptional regulator has translation MKNIPNISFQSVEKSKDFECLNLADLFARMPDIVDHNPTQPHRISFFALLLVTKGFGTHQIDLKEYDLKAGTVLKIAKGQVHAFQKNAKYEGYLIIFTEDFVVNHFSKSSINMISHLYNYHISSPIFSNEAGNKIFLDQLMVEVKNENNYAKENIVAALLNLYLLRLEREFNDTLENNNSNHYAIFIQFKNLVEAHYTSTRNVKDYANKLFISTKHLNQVVKEFTLNTAKHFIDDFVILETKRAMVSSNNSLKEIAFAVGFDEVTNFTKFFKKHTGTTPKQFSGDL, from the coding sequence TTGAAAAACATTCCCAATATATCATTTCAAAGTGTCGAGAAATCAAAAGATTTTGAGTGTTTGAATTTGGCGGACTTATTCGCCAGAATGCCAGACATAGTAGATCACAATCCTACGCAACCGCATCGCATATCTTTTTTTGCTTTATTATTAGTAACCAAAGGATTTGGTACCCATCAAATAGATTTAAAAGAATACGATTTAAAAGCAGGAACAGTGCTTAAAATTGCCAAAGGACAAGTACATGCTTTTCAGAAAAACGCAAAATATGAAGGCTATTTAATCATTTTTACCGAAGATTTTGTAGTGAATCATTTTTCGAAATCTTCGATAAATATGATTTCGCATTTGTACAATTACCATATTTCGTCGCCTATATTTAGTAATGAAGCTGGAAATAAAATCTTTTTGGACCAACTAATGGTAGAGGTGAAAAACGAAAATAATTATGCCAAAGAAAACATTGTTGCTGCTTTACTCAACTTGTATTTATTGCGATTGGAGCGAGAATTCAATGATACTTTAGAAAATAACAATTCGAACCATTACGCTATTTTTATTCAGTTCAAAAACTTGGTTGAAGCCCATTATACAAGCACTCGCAACGTAAAAGACTACGCCAATAAATTGTTTATTTCGACCAAACATCTCAACCAAGTAGTCAAAGAATTCACTTTGAACACCGCTAAACATTTCATAGACGATTTTGTGATTCTCGAAACTAAAAGAGCGATGGTGAGTTCGAATAATAGCCTTAAAGAAATTGCCTTTGCAGTTGGTTTTGACGAGGTAACCAATTTTACCAAATTCTTCAAAAAACATACTGGCACTACGCCAAAACAGTTTAGCGGCGACTTATAA
- a CDS encoding Crp/Fnr family transcriptional regulator has protein sequence MKRELTALLHSIGRNIKTRLKMEEYLQKFNLFTSQEITHFLALCEYKTIKKNDFFLQQDEICDNLSYVVSGIFRSFYYSNADDQITYCFTFQNSLLMAYSSFISGNKSQENLQAISDSEIISIPKKKLEELAKSNTKWLEFLKIIAEKEYVDLESWIFNHQKDKAQQRYLDLLNKQPKLIQEIPLQHIASYLGITQRHLSRIRANITY, from the coding sequence TTGAAAAGAGAATTAACAGCATTGTTACATTCGATTGGGAGAAACATAAAAACAAGGCTTAAAATGGAAGAGTATCTACAAAAATTTAATCTATTTACCAGTCAAGAAATCACCCACTTCTTAGCTCTTTGTGAATACAAAACGATAAAAAAGAATGATTTTTTCTTGCAACAAGACGAAATTTGCGACAATCTATCTTATGTGGTTTCGGGAATTTTTCGGTCTTTTTATTATTCGAATGCTGACGACCAAATTACCTATTGCTTTACTTTTCAAAATAGTTTACTAATGGCGTACTCGTCATTTATATCTGGAAACAAATCTCAGGAAAACTTGCAAGCTATTTCCGATTCTGAGATTATTTCGATCCCAAAAAAGAAGTTGGAAGAGTTAGCCAAGTCAAATACCAAATGGTTGGAGTTTTTAAAAATCATTGCAGAAAAAGAGTATGTTGATCTTGAGAGTTGGATTTTCAACCATCAAAAAGATAAGGCACAGCAACGTTACTTAGATTTATTGAACAAGCAACCCAAACTGATACAAGAAATACCTTTGCAACACATTGCTTCCTATTTAGGAATTACCCAAAGGCATCTAAGCCGCATTAGGGCCAATATTACTTATTAG
- a CDS encoding short chain dehydrogenase, whose protein sequence is MKTIILIGANGKMGQAALSGLGKHKVITAGRSAADYDFQVDITSEESLRKLYKDVGHFDAVVNTVGVCEYANFTEMTEEQWMTTIMSKMMGQINLVRIGQEYIADKGSFTLITGILNTKPIPFAIADATTSGAIDTFVKCVAFEMPRGIRINSINPTVLEEAWDVYGEMMPGFEPVPGRLVGKAFERSVDGFITGQVLFVDAY, encoded by the coding sequence ATGAAAACGATAATCTTAATTGGAGCAAACGGAAAAATGGGTCAAGCAGCATTAAGCGGCTTAGGAAAACATAAAGTAATCACTGCAGGACGTTCGGCTGCTGACTACGATTTTCAAGTAGACATCACAAGTGAGGAATCTTTAAGAAAGTTATACAAAGATGTAGGGCATTTTGACGCCGTAGTAAATACTGTTGGAGTTTGTGAATATGCTAATTTCACTGAAATGACCGAAGAACAATGGATGACTACCATTATGAGCAAAATGATGGGGCAAATTAATCTTGTACGTATTGGTCAAGAATACATTGCTGATAAAGGTTCGTTCACGCTAATTACAGGGATTTTAAACACAAAACCAATTCCGTTTGCAATTGCAGATGCAACTACAAGTGGCGCAATAGATACGTTTGTTAAATGTGTGGCTTTTGAAATGCCTCGCGGTATTCGTATCAACTCTATAAATCCAACGGTTTTAGAAGAAGCTTGGGATGTATATGGTGAAATGATGCCTGGATTTGAACCCGTTCCTGGTAGATTAGTAGGGAAAGCTTTTGAGCGTTCTGTTGATGGATTCATCACTGGTCAAGTACTTTTTGTTGATGCTTATTAA
- a CDS encoding AraC family transcriptional regulator, which translates to MENKKEESKSTFFKIKTISQLHDVLEYEKPCHPLITVLDLSKVAFTDEVVHKKVSVPFYNITLKTKTSNAFKYGRDFFDFTEGALLGVGPDQVIEIDYISEKGELEGWSLYFHPDIIRGSGLMEKLTDYGFFGYDTNEALHISDKEKQTLNGIVLKIQEEYSANLDEFSQDVLVSNIELLFNYIKRFYNRQFLTRKSQNTTVLSQFNGLLKSYFESEDIRLNGLPKVHYFAEKLHLSDSYLSDLLKKETGKNTQDHIHFYMIEKAKNLLINTNNSVSEIAFNLGFEYPQYFSRLFKSKTGQTPVAYRKQLN; encoded by the coding sequence ATGGAAAACAAAAAGGAAGAAAGTAAAAGCACATTTTTTAAGATTAAAACGATTAGTCAATTGCATGATGTTTTAGAATATGAAAAACCATGTCATCCTTTAATTACTGTTTTAGATTTGTCCAAAGTTGCTTTTACTGATGAAGTGGTGCATAAAAAAGTGAGTGTCCCTTTTTATAATATTACTTTAAAGACAAAAACATCGAACGCATTTAAGTACGGTCGAGACTTTTTTGACTTTACCGAAGGAGCACTATTAGGAGTAGGACCAGATCAAGTAATTGAGATCGATTATATATCCGAGAAAGGCGAACTGGAAGGCTGGTCACTTTATTTTCATCCGGATATAATACGTGGTTCTGGATTAATGGAAAAATTGACAGACTATGGTTTTTTTGGCTATGATACCAACGAAGCGCTTCATATTTCGGATAAAGAAAAGCAAACGCTAAATGGTATTGTTCTAAAAATCCAAGAAGAGTATAGCGCAAACCTAGATGAGTTTAGTCAAGATGTTTTGGTTTCGAATATCGAACTGTTATTCAATTATATAAAACGTTTTTACAACAGGCAGTTTTTGACTCGAAAGTCCCAAAATACAACGGTTCTTAGTCAGTTCAATGGTTTACTAAAGAGCTATTTTGAGTCGGAAGACATTCGTTTGAATGGCTTGCCTAAGGTGCATTATTTTGCCGAAAAACTGCATCTTTCGGACAGTTATTTGAGTGATTTATTGAAAAAGGAAACCGGTAAAAATACCCAAGATCATATTCATTTTTATATGATCGAAAAGGCTAAAAATTTATTGATTAATACGAATAATTCCGTTTCGGAGATAGCATTTAATTTAGGTTTCGAATATCCGCAATACTTTAGCCGATTATTCAAAAGCAAAACAGGACAAACTCCTGTGGCGTATCGCAAACAGTTGAATTAA